Below is a genomic region from Methanolinea sp..
GGAGGGGATTCTGCCGGTGTGTCTTCCCTCCAGGCGTGGGCGCCGTTTGCCGCCATCTTCGCCGCGCTCTTGGTCACCCTCGTCCCCCTCTCCCTCCCGCCCGCGCAGGCGGTCACGCTCTCCATGCTCGCGGGCCTCGCGGCCGCGCTCCTCCCCGCGCCCCCCGCGGCCCGGCGCGAGGGACTCCTCGCGGGGACGCGCCACGCGGGCGTGATAATGTTCGACATCTGCGGGGCGGGCGCGCTCGGGGCCGTTGCCGCGGCGGCCGGGGTCCCGGGGGAGGTCGTCCCCCTCGCGGGCGCGGTCCTCCCCGCGGTCCTCGTCCCGTTCGCGGTCGCCGCGGTCCTGCAGGCCGCCCTCGGCTCGCGGGTCTCCGCGGCGGTGGCCGCGTCCGGGATCCTCGCGGGGAGCGCGGCGGCCGGCGCGCTCTCCCCCCTCCCCCTCGCCCTCTCCATCGCCGCCGGGCTCCTCCTCGTCTCGTGGGTCACCGATCCCCTCTTCTGGCTCCTCCACAGGGAGACGGGCGCGACGGTGGGGGAGATCTCGCGCGCGTACACGCTCCCCCTCGCCCTCTGCGGGGCCGCGGTCCTCGCTGCAGCGCTCGCCATCCACGCCGCGGGGATCCCGCCGTGACGCCCCGGTCACGCGGAGAGGAGGTCGGAGACGTCCCTCCGGGGTGACGGGGGGACGGGTCTTGCGTACCCGCACCGGAAGAGCATCTGGAGGGTGTGGGTCGGCGGGAGGCCGAGGAGGTCTTCGAGCCGGGCCCGGAGCTCCCCGGCCCCTGGGAAGTCCGCGAGCGCGGAGGTGAGCGGCTGGATGGCGAGCGAGTGGAGCGCCGCGGCGAGCGCGATCCTCTGGAACGCCCTCCCCGCCCTCACCCTGTCGATGGGATAGTCTCCCTTCGTCGAGAGCCACCCGATTCCCCCGGAACCGGACACGCGCCGCGCGAGCGCATCGCCCTCCCCCCTCGCGAACTCCTCCTTCCGGGCGAGGATCCTCTCCGCGGAGGGGGGGAAGAGGGCGACCGCGACGCGCCACGCGATCCCCCTCCCCTGCTGGGAAGGCCCGTACCCCTCGCGCGCCCGCGCGACCTCGCGGTCCGAGAACCGGAGGAACCGGAGTGTCTCCCGCAGCCTCTGGTCGTCCGAGAGCTCGATCGCGAGGGCTTCCCCCGCGATCGCGGCGACCTCCCGCAGGAGGCCAGGGTCGTTTGCGAACCCGAACGGGACGAGCGCGGGGTCCCCCGCCTCGGAGAGCTCCCCCGCGAGGGAGAGGCTGACGGCCTCCCCCCTGTACTCCCGCCGGTTCGTCTGCCGGGCCGGGATCGCGGGGAAGAGGGGGTCGGGGACCACCCGCGGGTCCCCGGCGACGTCGACGTGCGCGACCGGGTCGCGGAGGATCGACCCGGGACGAGGCCATCCCGCCGGGAAGAGGTCGATTTCTGCCCTGTACCCCGCGGATCGCGCCGCGATCGCGAGGTTCTCGAGGAACGCCCCGCAGGAGAGGAGGGCGCGCCGCCCCGCCGGGTCGAGGGCCGGCGGAACCCTCGAGGGATCGACCCAGAGGACGATCCTCTCCTCCCCCCGGAGCGAAACCCTCCACGGCTGGGAGTTGAGGTGGCTCGGGGCACGGACGGCGTACCCGAGGAGGGCGAGCCGGACGTCCCCACTCACGGGCACGGGCCCTTCCCCCCCTCCCCGCCGCCCCGCTGCGCGATCGAGACGTACAGCCCGATCGCGACCGCGAGCGTCGCGAGCGTGACGACGTTCGCCGCGACGATGATGGGATCGCCGAGGTGGTACCCGTAGAGGGTCCAGAGGCTCACGCCGACCGCGAACTGGACGAAAGTCCCGGGACTCACGTCGTGGACCGACCGCGTCCTGTACATCTTCGCGACCTGCGGGACGAACCCGAACGTGGTGAGGAGGGCGGCAGTCACCCCCACGAGGAACCATGCGTCCATGTCTCCGCTCCCATGTCGCCTGAGGTTTGCCCTTCGTCCCAGAAGAAACGTGATCGTCCCCCGTGGCGCTCCCCCGCGGGGCCGCGCCGCCTAGACCACGAGCCGCTTCCGCATGAGGGAGATCGCGAAAAAGAAGAGTACTCCCGTGACGGCAGATATCCACGCGAGGCTCGCGAGGAGGGGGACGGGGGAGAATGCCGCGAGCGTGGTCATCCTCGTCACGAGGACGACGTGGGCGAGCGGGAGGGCCGCGAGCGCGAACGCCTGCACCGGCCCGGGGAGGACGGAGAGGGGGAAGAACGTCCCGGAGAAGAGGAACATCGGCGTCACGAAGAGGAACGCGGGGTAGTTGAGGGTGTCGATCGTCGGGGAGACCGCCGTGAAGCACATCGCGATGGAGGAGAACATCAGCCCCGCGAGGAAGGAGAACGGGACGACGAGGAGCGAGGAGGGGAGGGCGACGACGCCGAACGCGACGAGCACGGCGAGCATCGCCGACGTGTACACGAGGCTCCGCGTCGCCCCCCAGAGGAGCTCGCCCGCGATCACGTCCTCTATCGAGAGCGGGGTCGCGACCATCGCGTCGTACGTCTTCTGGTAGTACATCCGGACGAACGACGAGTACGTGCACTCGAAGAACGAGGAGTTCATCATCGAGATGGAGAGGAGCGCCGGCGCGACGAACGCGGCGTAGGGGACGCCTTCTATCTCCCCGACGAACATCCCGAGGCCGTAGCCGAGCGCGAGGAGGTACAGGACCGGCTCGACGAACGGCGGGAGGAAGTTGACGAGGTATGTCTTCACGAACGCGTCCCTGTTCCGCTGCCAGACCCGGAACATCCGGCGGGTCGGGAAGCGCACGGGCAGCCTCATTCCCGCAGTTCCCTCCCCGTGAGCGAGAGGAAGACGTCCTCGAGCGTCCCGCGCCGGACGAGCACCCTGCCCGGGTTGCACTCCGAGAGGATCCGCTGCGCGAGTTCCCTCGGCCTCTCCGGGAACGCCTGTACCATGTCGCCGTGCACCTCGAACCTGCACCCCTCCTCCCGGAGGCACGAAAGGACTCCCGGCGCGTTCTCGGCCTCGACGATCTCCTCGCCGGCGTATGCCCTCACGAGGTCGGCGGGCCTGCCCTCAACGAGGATCCGCCCGCGGTCCATGATGACGAGCCGGTCGCAGAGCCTCTCGGCCTCCTCCATGTAGTGCGTCGAGAGGAGGACGGTCTTTCCCTCCGCGCGGAGCGCCCGGATCTTCTCCCAGATCAGGTGGCGGGCCTGCGGGTCGAGCCCGACCGTCGGCTCGTCGAGGACGAGGAGGAGGGGGTCGTTCACGAGCGCTCTTGCGAGGACGAGCCGCCTCTTCATCCCGCCCGAGAGCCCCTCCACGGGCTGGTCCGCCTTCTCCGCGAGCTGGACGAAGTCGAGGAGACGCTCTGCCCTCTCCCGCGCCTCCCGGGCGGGGATGCCGAAGTACCGGGCGTAGACGAGGAGGTTCTCGCGGCACGAGAAGTCGGTGTCGAGGTTCGTCTCCTGCGGGACGACGCCGAGCCGAGCCTTTATGGAGGCGGGGTCTTCCCGCACGTCCACCCCGAAGACCGAGAGTTCCCCTGCCGTCGGGGGCGAGACGCACTGGATCATCCGCATCGTCGAGGTCTTCCCCGCGCCGTTCGGCCCGAGGAACCCGAAGACCTCCCCCTCCCCGACGGTGAAACTCACGCGGTCCACGGCCCTCGCGTCCCCGTAGTCCTTGACGAGGTCGCGCGCGACGATGAGGGGAGGATGACCTCCCCCCCTCTCCCCGGCGGCAACCGCACCTCCCGCGCCCATCGCTCCTCCTCTCTTTCGCCGGCGGCACGAATTCCCTTTCGGTCCGGGGAGAGGGGGTATTTCTCCTCTCCCGCCCAACGTGAGAGCGTCGTGATCACTCCCTCGAGAATCGCCCAGAGGCTCCTCTCCGTCGACCCCGTCCGCCGGCAGGCGCTCCTCTCGTTCCTCTCGAACGCCGGGGTGACGGTGCTAGGGTTCCTCGCGACGATCTACATCGCCCACGCCGCGGGGGCAGGCGTGCTCGGCGCCTTCTTCCTCCTCCTCTCCTACTACAGCATCGCGGCCATCTTCTGCGACGGGGGTTTCGGCGCCGCGATGGTCCGGAAGGTTGCTACCGGGGAGGAGATGGACGCGTACTTCTCGGCCCACGCCGCCGCGAGGATCGCCCTCACCGCGCTCGCCGTCGCCGCAGTCCTCTTCTCCGCGCCCCTGCTCCGGGACGCGAGCGACGCGGGGCTGATCCCGTGGCTCGCCCTCGCGCTCGCCGTCGGGTCCGCCTCGGGCATCCTCGGCGCGGAGCTCTACGCCCGCGGGAGCCTCGGCATCGTCCAGGCGGGCGAGTTCCTCGGGACCGTCGTCCGGATCCTCGCGCAGGTCGCCGCCGTGGCCCTCGGGTGGGCGGTCGCCGGGATGGCCGGGGGGTTCGTCGCGGGGCTCGCCGCGACCCTCGCGGTGAACGCCCGGTTCGCCCGGCCGCGGTGGGCAACTTTTTCCCGCCGCCACCTCGCGGGCATCCTCCCCGACGCGCTCTCGAGCCTTGGCGCGGCGCTCGCCGCGGTCGCCGCCGGGTGGGCAGACACGATCGTCCTCGGGTACTACCTTGACCCGGCAGCGGTCGGGTACTACAGGACACCCCTCCAGCTCGCGTCCCTCTCCCTCTTCGTCGCGACCGCACTCTCGGCCTCCCTCTACCCGCGGGCGAGCCGGTGGCACGCGGAGGGCGACGTGGACCGGTTCCGCCGCGCCCTCGCGCGCGCCCTCTCCTACTCGCTCCTCCTCGCCGTCCCCCTCGCCTGCGGCGGGATCGCGCTCTCCGAGCGCCTCCTCTACTTCCTCTACGGCGCGGACTTTGTCGTCGCGGCGCCCGCGTTCTCCCTCCTCCTCCTCGCGCAGGTCGGCTCGGCCGTCTCCCTCCTCGACGGGATGGCGCTCTACGCGGCGGGGAGGACGCGGGCGTACTTCCTCCTCCACGCCCTCTCCTGCGCCGCGCTCGTCTTGCTCCTCGTCTCGCTCGTCCCGCCCCTCGGGATCACGGGTGCCGCCGCTGCCGTCCTCCTCGCGAGCACGGGGAAGGCCGTCGCATCCCGGATCGCGCTCCGCCGGGCGACCGGGGCCGGCGCGGAGGCCGGGACGCTCGCGCGGATCCTCGCCGCAGGTCTCGCGACGGGCGCGCTCGCCGCGCTCCTCCAGTGGCTCTTTCCCCCCGCGCACGTCGCGGTCCTCGCGGGGATCGTCCTATCGGGCGCAGCCTTCTACTTCGCCCTCATCTTCCGGCTGGAGCCCGGCCTGAGAGGGGAGATCCTCGCCCTCGCGGCCGACCTCGGGATCCCACGGTCCCTCCTGCCCTGGCGGGGACCCCCGATGACTTAATACGTCCGCGGGCCACCCTCCACACATGCCGATCCGCAGGCTCTCCGTCCGCAACTTCAAGAGCTTCAGGGAGCTCGAGATCGCGCCCGGGCCCTTCACGGTGGTGATCGGGTCGAACGCCTCGGGCAAGTCAAACCTCATCCAGGTGATCAAGTTCCTGCGGGACATCGCGAAGTACGGGCTCGAGAACGCGGTCTCGCTCCAGGGGGGGATAGAGTACCTCAGGAATACCCAGATCGGCGCCTCCGAGCCGTTCTCCCTCCGCATCGAGTACGCCCTCGAGGAGCAGCCGCAGCGGGTGGTCCCCCTCCCCTCCGGGACACCCCTCCTCTTCTCCCCGCGAGAGGTTGCTTACTCCTTCTCGCTCGCGTTCCCCCGCGGCGGGGAGGCATACGAGGTCGCGTCCGACACACTCGCCGTGACCGGGGACTTCGCCCTCCCCGGCGGGGGGACCGCGGGCGAGGGGAGGATCTGCATCTTCCGGGAGGGGGGGACCGTCAGGTACCGGATCGTGCCCCCCGCGCACCACTCCCTCCGCGCCGAGGACCTCGCCCCCCTCTCCCTCCACGTCGCGGATGGCGACGCGGGGAGGCTGGTCGCGACCATCCCGCCCCTCCTCCCGGGCGTCCCCTCGCTCGAGTGGATCTTCCGCGGGATGAAGGTGTACGACTTTGACCCCCGGCTCCTCAAGAGGGCGGTGCCGATCATGGGCAAGACCGATCTCGAGAAGGACGGGAGCAACCTCGCCATCGTGATCAAGAAGATCCTCGACGACCCCGCCCGCAGGGCCCTCTTCTCCCGGCTCCTCTCCGACCTCCTCCCGTTCGTCGACGATATCTCCGTCGAGAAGTTCATGGACATGTCGATGTTCCTCAAGGTCCGGGAGGTGTACAACAGGGAGAAGTACATCCCCGCCTCGCTCGTCTCCGACGGGACGATCAACATCTGCGCCATCCTGATCGCGCTCTACTTCGAGGGGCGGCCCGTCACCATCATCGAGGAGCCCGAGCGGAACATCCACCCCTCCCTCATCGGGAGACTCGTGGAGATGTGCAGGGATGCTTCCGCGGGAAAGCAGGTCATCGTGACGACCCACAACCCCGAGATGCTCCGGCACGTGGGGGTGGAGGAGATCCTCCTCGTCGCCCGGGGCGCGGACGGGTTCTCCCGCGTCGGCAGGCCGGCGGACAGGGAGGAGGTCCGCGAGTTCCTCGCCCACGAGATAGGGATCGACGACCTCTTCGTCCAGAACCTCCTCGACCTTGGATGAGCGCGCGGAGGCTCTACCTGCTCGTCGAGGGCAACGACGACGAGAGGTTCTTTTCACGGGTCGTCGTTCCCCTCGTCTCGCCACGCTACCGGTCCGTTCACGTCGTCCGGTACGCCGGGATGAAGAGGGGGACCGTCTGCAGGCTCGTCCGGGCCCTCCGGCACAGGGGGGACGACTACATTGTCTTTTCGGACATCGACGAGGAGCAGAGCGTGCAGGCAAAGAAGGAAGTGATCCGCGGGAGGTTCTGCGTCCTTTCCGACCGCGACATCGTCGTGATCGTCCGGGAGATCGAGAGCTGGTACCTCGCGGGCCTCGATGCCGGGGCGGAGGACGCGCTCTCCCTCCCCCATGCCCGGTCGACGGACGACATCACGAAGGAGGACTTCAACGCCCGGATCCCGCGCCGGTATTCCTCGCGGATCGCGTTCATGCACGAGATCCTCGACCGGTACTCGGTCACCGTCGCGTGCGGGAAGAACCGGTCCTTCCGGTACTACGCGACGCGTTTCCGGATCGCGCCCTGCGACGGCGCCCCGGGAGCCGGGGCCGGCTGACCCCCCTCCCCGTGCCACCATTTATATCCCATGGATTCCCTTCATTCTTTACGCGCCGGGAGGTGAGAGACTGGTGGAGAA
It encodes:
- a CDS encoding SemiSWEET family transporter, whose product is MDAWFLVGVTAALLTTFGFVPQVAKMYRTRSVHDVSPGTFVQFAVGVSLWTLYGYHLGDPIIVAANVVTLATLAVAIGLYVSIAQRGGGEGGKGPCP
- a CDS encoding ATP-binding cassette domain-containing protein produces the protein MGAGGAVAAGERGGGHPPLIVARDLVKDYGDARAVDRVSFTVGEGEVFGFLGPNGAGKTSTMRMIQCVSPPTAGELSVFGVDVREDPASIKARLGVVPQETNLDTDFSCRENLLVYARYFGIPAREARERAERLLDFVQLAEKADQPVEGLSGGMKRRLVLARALVNDPLLLVLDEPTVGLDPQARHLIWEKIRALRAEGKTVLLSTHYMEEAERLCDRLVIMDRGRILVEGRPADLVRAYAGEEIVEAENAPGVLSCLREEGCRFEVHGDMVQAFPERPRELAQRILSECNPGRVLVRRGTLEDVFLSLTGRELRE
- a CDS encoding ABC transporter permease, with product MRLPVRFPTRRMFRVWQRNRDAFVKTYLVNFLPPFVEPVLYLLALGYGLGMFVGEIEGVPYAAFVAPALLSISMMNSSFFECTYSSFVRMYYQKTYDAMVATPLSIEDVIAGELLWGATRSLVYTSAMLAVLVAFGVVALPSSLLVVPFSFLAGLMFSSIAMCFTAVSPTIDTLNYPAFLFVTPMFLFSGTFFPLSVLPGPVQAFALAALPLAHVVLVTRMTTLAAFSPVPLLASLAWISAVTGVLFFFAISLMRKRLVV
- a CDS encoding oligosaccharide flippase family protein, producing MITPSRIAQRLLSVDPVRRQALLSFLSNAGVTVLGFLATIYIAHAAGAGVLGAFFLLLSYYSIAAIFCDGGFGAAMVRKVATGEEMDAYFSAHAAARIALTALAVAAVLFSAPLLRDASDAGLIPWLALALAVGSASGILGAELYARGSLGIVQAGEFLGTVVRILAQVAAVALGWAVAGMAGGFVAGLAATLAVNARFARPRWATFSRRHLAGILPDALSSLGAALAAVAAGWADTIVLGYYLDPAAVGYYRTPLQLASLSLFVATALSASLYPRASRWHAEGDVDRFRRALARALSYSLLLAVPLACGGIALSERLLYFLYGADFVVAAPAFSLLLLAQVGSAVSLLDGMALYAAGRTRAYFLLHALSCAALVLLLVSLVPPLGITGAAAAVLLASTGKAVASRIALRRATGAGAEAGTLARILAAGLATGALAALLQWLFPPAHVAVLAGIVLSGAAFYFALIFRLEPGLRGEILALAADLGIPRSLLPWRGPPMT
- a CDS encoding AAA family ATPase, whose translation is MPIRRLSVRNFKSFRELEIAPGPFTVVIGSNASGKSNLIQVIKFLRDIAKYGLENAVSLQGGIEYLRNTQIGASEPFSLRIEYALEEQPQRVVPLPSGTPLLFSPREVAYSFSLAFPRGGEAYEVASDTLAVTGDFALPGGGTAGEGRICIFREGGTVRYRIVPPAHHSLRAEDLAPLSLHVADGDAGRLVATIPPLLPGVPSLEWIFRGMKVYDFDPRLLKRAVPIMGKTDLEKDGSNLAIVIKKILDDPARRALFSRLLSDLLPFVDDISVEKFMDMSMFLKVREVYNREKYIPASLVSDGTINICAILIALYFEGRPVTIIEEPERNIHPSLIGRLVEMCRDASAGKQVIVTTHNPEMLRHVGVEEILLVARGADGFSRVGRPADREEVREFLAHEIGIDDLFVQNLLDLG